The following is a genomic window from Acidobacteriota bacterium.
GGATCTCACTCCCGATCTCTTCAGGCGTGATCACCCGGGGACGCAGCGTCAGCTGAGACGCCGCGCGGCTCTCCGCCAGTTCGACGAGCGTCTCGGCGCGCACCTCAAACGAGGTGCGACAAGGCAGATACACTGCGTAGGGGTAACCGCCGAAGACGTCCTTGCGCTTGCCGATGGAACGCGCACCCTCTCCCCAATCGATGCTCAGTTTTCCCCCGAGCACGACGAGCGCGACCTCGTCGTCGCCGGTGCTCCCACTCCATGTGTCCCCTGCCGCCAGGCGACGGACCGAGAACCCGATGGACTCCCATCCGGCATCCCCTGGCGTGACCGCCAGCAGGACCCCGGATTGATCTGGCGGGATGGGGGCGGGGCTGAACAAGAACGCGGGGCGCTGGTCGATCGTCATCACAGTCTCACGCTAACACCGGTGCCATGCCTTCATAACCAGTTGCTCGGCGGCTGAGACGATTTTCGCCGCCGAGAAACCGTACTTGTCGATCATCGCCAGGTAATTGCCGCTTTCGGCAAATCGGTCATCAAGACCCAGGTGATCGAACGGCACCGGTTGCTCCTTCAAGAGCAGGGCCGCCAAATCATAGCCAAGGCCGTTCCGCTTCTGGTGGTTCTCGGCAACGAGGAGCGAACCGGTCCGCCGAACCGATTGCAGTACGCCGGCGGCGTCCACGGGTTTTACCGAGTACAGGTCGAGGACCTCCGCCTCGATTCCCTTGGCCGCGAGCGTGTCCGCCGCCTGGAGCGCCTGGAACACGATGTCGCCGTAACTGGCGATCGTGATGTCCCTTCCAGCGCGGACGATCTTGGAGCCGCCAATCTCGAATGTCTCGCCGGCCTCGTAGCACTCGTACAGGGGATCGCGCATGAGTCGGACGAAGATCGGCCCCGGTGTCGCGAGGGCCAGGTCGCAGGCCGCCCGCGCCGACACCGAATCCGCCGGCACGAGTACCTTCATGTTCGGCAGCGTGGTCATGAACGCAATGTCTTCGGACCCCTGATGGGTCACCCCATCAATCGCCGCCGTCAACCCTCCATGAGACGCGTACAACTTGACGTTCAGTTTCGGATAGCAGATGAAAGAGCGGACCGCCTCGAGCGCGCGCATGGTCATGAACACGCTGTATCCAGCGACAAAGACCGTCCTGCCGCCGGCGGCCATGCCTGCCGCCGCGGCCATCGTATTGAGTTCGGCAATCCCCATGTTGAAGTAGCGGGCGGGATAGGCGTCGCCGAACATGTTCGACAAGCTCGACTTGCCGAGATCGCTCTCGAACAGGACAAAATCGGCATCGTCGGCCCCGCGTTCCAGCACGCGTTCGCCGAATGCGCGCCTCGTCGCGAATGTCGCCTTCGTTAGACTCATGTCCGCCCCGCCCGCAGCTCGGCGACGGCTCGCGCATACTGCTCATCGTTCGGAGCCTTCGCGTGCCACTCCGTAGTGTTCTCCATGAAATGCAC
Proteins encoded in this region:
- a CDS encoding transketolase family protein; this encodes MSLTKATFATRRAFGERVLERGADDADFVLFESDLGKSSLSNMFGDAYPARYFNMGIAELNTMAAAAGMAAGGRTVFVAGYSVFMTMRALEAVRSFICYPKLNVKLYASHGGLTAAIDGVTHQGSEDIAFMTTLPNMKVLVPADSVSARAACDLALATPGPIFVRLMRDPLYECYEAGETFEIGGSKIVRAGRDITIASYGDIVFQALQAADTLAAKGIEAEVLDLYSVKPVDAAGVLQSVRRTGSLLVAENHQKRNGLGYDLAALLLKEQPVPFDHLGLDDRFAESGNYLAMIDKYGFSAAKIVSAAEQLVMKAWHRC